GTGAAACATCAAAAAGATGAATTTTGTCATAACGTGCCACCACCTCTCCAAGAGAATTGAAACAAATCGACCGATTTACTGCTTTATCGCCATCTCCAGCCAAAATTACCGACCCTGCAAGCAAGGTAATCTTCAGTTCTGCCGCCAGTGCGGCAAGAGATTTAACCACCTTATCCTCACTCTCGGGTAACATGGTGGCACAACGCGCCTGTTTATTTTGCGGCATGAAATTGCAAGTTTCCGGCGTAAGAATAAACTCAGCACCCTCTCGAGCCGCTTCCGAGATGAGCGATGTCAACCCGATAAGATTATCTTCGGGGGTCGTCCCCGTGCATGTCTGAATACACGCTACACGAAATTCACTCATTTTGGTTTCCTGAAACTAAGTTGTGATTATACCGCGACAGACTCATGCATGACAACCCGCGCCACGCTCAGCACATCAATACGTGCAACCCCGACCTTTCGCAGCGTTTTAGCACAGGCCGTCATCGTCGATCCGGTGGTAATGACATCATCGATAAGAACAACTTTTTTACCCTCCAGTGCAGCGACCTTATTGGGTATCACTTCAAAAGCACCCTTGAGATTCTTTTGCCGCATATCGCGGGTCATGCCCACCTGTTGCGAGGTCTTTTTGACCCGTCTTAGCCATTCGACTTTCATCGGCACACCACTTAACTGTGAGAGCCTGCGCGCCAGTTCAGCCGATTGATTATAACGACGACTAACAAGACGAAACAAATGTAAGGGCACAGGGATGAGATAATCAGCATCATGCAGTAGATCTTGCCCAGAAGCCTGCAGCCACGGAGCGAGGAGCGCAGCAATTTCAGGTCGATTATGGAATTTGAACCCATGGATAAGCTGACGCGCTGTGCCATTATAAATGAGCGCACTGCGCGCACGGTCATAAGCGGGTGGAAATCTCATCGCAGAAAGCGATACGCTTTGAGGCCCCAAGTCAAAGGGGAGCGGGACACCTGTTCGGGCGCATATCGGGCTTTTGAAAAAATGCAAATCCTTCCAACATGTCGGGCATAAAGCCTGAGCTGTTGCGAGTTCAGCCATAAAGACCGAACATCGGTGTGGTAACAGAAAGTCCACCACATGCTCACAGTGAGACAAAGCTGAATGGTTAAAATTTCGTGCAAAAGGCATAACTTTGGAAGTGACTATCATTTTATTTTTATTCTTTTAAAAGATTTACAGTTCAAACATGCATTTGTCATACT
This genomic interval from Candidatus Micropelagos thuwalensis contains the following:
- a CDS encoding ComF family protein — protein: MIVTSKVMPFARNFNHSALSHCEHVVDFLLPHRCSVFMAELATAQALCPTCWKDLHFFKSPICARTGVPLPFDLGPQSVSLSAMRFPPAYDRARSALIYNGTARQLIHGFKFHNRPEIAALLAPWLQASGQDLLHDADYLIPVPLHLFRLVSRRYNQSAELARRLSQLSGVPMKVEWLRRVKKTSQQVGMTRDMRQKNLKGAFEVIPNKVAALEGKKVVLIDDVITTGSTMTACAKTLRKVGVARIDVLSVARVVMHESVAV